The genomic window GGTAAGCGGGATAAGGAGGTTGGTCAAAGTGCCCAAACCACCCGTGCAAATGTCCGAGGAGGAGTTGAAAAACCTTCGGGAACGTTACCGAGAACTCATCGGCTTCGTGCCTCCTAGAATCCAAGCCCGCACCGACCTCCTAGCCCGCCTGGACCCAGAAACCCTACGGATGCAGGAGGAGTTGCGGGCGAGATTGATGTATCCCAAGTGCTTCGATGTCAAGACTGCCCAGCTCATGCTTTTCGGCATGCTCCTCATGGATCTCTCTGACGCTGCCCGCCTGCACGCCATAGCTGCCAGAAGGGCAGGTGCCACGTATGAGGAGCTCAATGCGGTGGTAGGGCTAGCCTTCCTCTTCAGGGGCCTGCCCGCGGCCAACCGAGGAGCGGAAGTGATACAAGAAATCCTTCGCATGGAGGAGGAAGGGAGGCTTTGATGGAAGGGTTTGACGTGGTTCAGCTGGCGCATGCGGAGATCTACACCCCAGACCCGGAAGGAAGCCTCTGGTTTTTCAAGGAACTCTTGGGCCTAGAGGAAACAGCCCGGGAAGGGCAGTCCGTCTACCTTCGGGCCTACGAGGACTGGTACCACCACACCCTGAAAATCACCGAGGCCAAGGAGCCAGGCCTGGGCCATATTGCCTGGCGCACGGCCACCCCCGAGGCCCTGGAGAGACGGGTAAAGAGCTTGGAAAGAACAGGGCTAGGAGAAGGATGGACCGAGGGTGATCTCGGCCATGGACCCGCCTACCGCTTTCGTACACCAGACGGACACCGGATGGAGCTCCTCTTCGAGGTGGAATACTACGAGGCCCCTCCAGAAAAATCGAGCAAACTAAAAAATCGCCCTTCCAAGCGGCCCCTCCGGGGCATCCCTGTCCGTCGGCTGGACCATGTGAACTGCCTCTGCCACGAGGTCACTCCCAACCGCCGCTTTTTCCAGGAGGTGCTGGGCTTTAAGCTGCGGGAGCAGAAAGTACGAGGTGAAGGGGAGGAGTTGGGAGCCTGGCTTTCCGTGAGCCCCCTAGTCCATGAGATCGGGCTTATGCGCGACGCCACGGGGTCTAAAGGCCGCTTCCACCACATT from Thermus caldifontis includes these protein-coding regions:
- a CDS encoding carboxymuconolactone decarboxylase family protein: MSEEELKNLRERYRELIGFVPPRIQARTDLLARLDPETLRMQEELRARLMYPKCFDVKTAQLMLFGMLLMDLSDAARLHAIAARRAGATYEELNAVVGLAFLFRGLPAANRGAEVIQEILRMEEEGRL
- a CDS encoding catechol 2,3-dioxygenase, producing MEGFDVVQLAHAEIYTPDPEGSLWFFKELLGLEETAREGQSVYLRAYEDWYHHTLKITEAKEPGLGHIAWRTATPEALERRVKSLERTGLGEGWTEGDLGHGPAYRFRTPDGHRMELLFEVEYYEAPPEKSSKLKNRPSKRPLRGIPVRRLDHVNCLCHEVTPNRRFFQEVLGFKLREQKVRGEGEELGAWLSVSPLVHEIGLMRDATGSKGRFHHIAFWYGYPQHLMDLADLCVEYDIRIEAGPGKHGTTQAYFMYVFEPGGTRVELFGDTGYLIFDPTWKTVVWDVSNLNDLEKSTIWFGGQLPSTFYTYGTPPVREKAGV